DNA sequence from the Brachybacterium sp. P6-10-X1 genome:
GATGTGCGGGACGCCCGGCAGCAGGGCCTGGGCTCCGTCGATCCCCTCGACCGCCGCATAGTTGTGCAGCGGGGCGAGCTTGCCGAGATCGTGGATGTCCCACCGCACCTGCTCGTCGATCAGCACCGGCTCGGCGTAGCGGGCACCGCCCTGGACCACGCGGTGGCCGACGGCGCGGATCCGGTCCTCGCTCAGCGCCAGGTCCACGTCCTCGAACAGCCGCTGGACGATCCGCATCGCCTCGACGTGGTCGGGGACCGGACCGGTGAACTCGGACTCCTTCTGGCCGGCGGTGATCGATGCGGTGCCCTGGTCCTGGCCCACCCGCTCGACGATGCCGGCCGCGTCCACCGTCCCGTCGGCCGGGGCCAGCAGCTGGAACTTCAGCGAGGACGAGCCGGAATTGATGACGAGGACGCGGGCGTCGGCGGCGGTGTCGGTCATGGGGGAGTCAGCTCCTGGGGCAGAGGTCAGTTCTCGGGCACGGCGGCGGGGCGGGTCGATTCCGCCTGGGCCTGGATGGCGGTGATGACGACCGTGTTGATGATGTCGTCGACGAGCGCTCCGCGGGAGAGGTCGTTGACCGGCTTGTTCAGGCCCTGCAGGACGGGGCCGATGGCGATCGCGCCGGCAGAGCGCTGGACGGCCTTGTAGGTGTTGTTGCCCGTGTTGAGATCGGGGAAGACGAACACCGTCGCGCGGCCCGCGACCGAGGAGTCCGGCAGCTTGGTCTTGGCGACCGAGGCGTCCACCGCGGCGTCGTACTGGATCGGCCCGTCGATGTCGAGATCGGGTTCGGCGGCCCGGACCAGCGCGGTGGCCTCGCGGACCTTGTCGACGTCGGCCCCGGTGCCGGAGGTGCCGGTCGAATAGGACAGCATCGCCACCCGCGGCGCGACCCCGAACTGCTCGGCGGTCGCGGCGGACTGCGCGGCGATGTCGGCCAGCTGCTCGGCGGTGGGATCGGGGTTCACGGCGCAGTCGCCGTAGACCAGCACCCGGTCCTCGAGCGCCATGAGGAACACCGAGGAGACGATCTGCGCGCCCGGCCTGGTCTTGATGATCTCGAAGGAAGGCCGGATGGTGTGCGCCGTGGAGTGCGTCGCCCCGGAGACCATCCCGTCGGCCTCGCCCATCTGCACCATCATGGTGCCGAAGTAGGAGACGTCCTGGATCCGCTCGCGGGCCTGCTCGAGGGTGACACCCTTCTTCGCCCGCAGCCGGGCGTACTCGGCGGCGTACCGCTCGAGGCGCTCCGGATCGTGCGGGGAGACGATCTGCGCCTCGGAGATGTCGTGGCCCAGCTGGGAGGCCTTGGCGCGGATCTGGTTCTCCTCGCCCAGCAGGATCAGGTCCGCCACGCCGCGGGCGAGGATCGCCTCGGCGGCGGCGATGATGCGCGGCTCATCCCCCTCGGGCAGGACGATCGTCTTCTTCTCCCCGCGGGCCCGGCCCAGCAGCTCGAACTCGAACATCATCGGCGTGACGACCTCGCTGCGGCTCACCTCGAGCGCGGCCAGCACGTCGGAGGTGGGCAGGTGCTCGGCGACCGCGCGGCGGGCCGCATCCATCTTCTGGGGGATGCCGGCGCTGAGCCGGCCGCGGGTGCGGGCGACCTTCACGGCGGTGTCGAAGGTCGACAGGTCGGTGGTGATCACCGGGAGGTCCTGCTGGACGCCGGAGACCAGGCGGCTGACCTCGTCGGGGACGTCGTAACCGCCGGTCAGCACGATCGAGGACAGCGACGGGAAGGTGCCGGACTGCTGGGCCATGACCAGGCCGGGCAGCAGGTCGTAGCGGTCGCCGGGGGCGATCACGGTGCAGTTCTCGGTGAGGCGGCTGAGCACGTTGGGCAGGCTCATCG
Encoded proteins:
- the pta gene encoding phosphate acetyltransferase, with translation MLGSVTQSVYIASPEGMTGKSMVAFGLLEALASRSDRVGVYRPVVKADRARDYAVDLLTSHPAVDQEYEDAIGVDHQLLLSDPDTAHERILGRYRDLAERYSMLVVLGSDYDDLANPTEMAFNAEVAANMGAPVVIVLSGLDRSPDQIAALAAVSVGEFTAHHAAPIAVVVNRAEAESPDAVRAAVGPRVHGALIAVIPENPVIMAPTVQEVKDSVGGTLLQGNPSWMDRVALGTVIAAMSLPNVLSRLTENCTVIAPGDRYDLLPGLVMAQQSGTFPSLSSIVLTGGYDVPDEVSRLVSGVQQDLPVITTDLSTFDTAVKVARTRGRLSAGIPQKMDAARRAVAEHLPTSDVLAALEVSRSEVVTPMMFEFELLGRARGEKKTIVLPEGDEPRIIAAAEAILARGVADLILLGEENQIRAKASQLGHDISEAQIVSPHDPERLERYAAEYARLRAKKGVTLEQARERIQDVSYFGTMMVQMGEADGMVSGATHSTAHTIRPSFEIIKTRPGAQIVSSVFLMALEDRVLVYGDCAVNPDPTAEQLADIAAQSAATAEQFGVAPRVAMLSYSTGTSGTGADVDKVREATALVRAAEPDLDIDGPIQYDAAVDASVAKTKLPDSSVAGRATVFVFPDLNTGNNTYKAVQRSAGAIAIGPVLQGLNKPVNDLSRGALVDDIINTVVITAIQAQAESTRPAAVPEN